The following are encoded in a window of Brettanomyces bruxellensis chromosome 9, complete sequence genomic DNA:
- a CDS encoding uncharacterized protein (BUSCO:EOG09265AL8), with product MSTSFAHIRNKLLSLQSQIAAKLSRYSAIASTPGPVASEDEEDTAKRIEKLLQEMRDEIASMDRIAESTESISTSKLQQLARHKVNLNQFRVDFERINSTIQEERNRLNLLSDVRTELKDRSDRARREGPADTQNYMLDERMRINQEHGVVDKLVNQVLQTRDEILRQRGTFRSMGSRLQQSLGTMPGINVLMSRINTRKKRNALVLSVVIVLCIIALWFLS from the coding sequence ATGTCGACATCTTTTGCACACATAAGGAACAAATTGCTTTCCCTGCAAAGCCAGATTGCGGCGAAACTATCACGATACTCGGCAATTGCATCCACACCGGGCCCAGTAGCttcagaagatgaagaagatactGCTAAACGTATTGAAAAGCTTCTTCAAGAGATGAGGGACGAAATAGCATCAATGGACAGGATAGCAGAGTCAACAGAGTCGATTTCAACGTCAAAACTTCAACAGCTTGCAAGGCATAAGGTGAATTTGAACCAGTTTAGGGTGGATTTCGAGCGTATTAACTCCACAAttcaggaagaaagaaatcgTTTAAACCTTCTTTCTGATGTCAGAACCGAGCTCAAGGACAGAAGCGATAGGGCAAGGAGAGAGGGCCCTGCCGACACTCAGAATTACATGTTGGATGAGAGAATGCGAATCAATCAGGAGCATGGAGTTGTTGATAAGCTCGTAAATCAAGTATTACAGACCAGGGATGAGATATTAAGGCAGAGGGGCACGTTCAGAAGCATGGGATCCAGACTACAGCAATCCCTCGGGACCATGCCGGGTATAAATGTGCTAATGAGTCGGATTAACACGCGGAAAAAGCGCAATGCATTAGTTTTGTCCGTTGTGATAGTTCTCTGTATAATAGCGTTATGGTTTCTTTCTTAG
- the SDH2 gene encoding succinate dehydrogenase complex, subunit B (BUSCO:EOG09263X1F), protein MFVHTQLKKAVTVSKLMRSISSLVGRVSEKPNPKTFKIYRWNPDFPEKKPHMESYTLDMNTTGPMMLDVLLKVKNEVDSTLTFRRSCREGICGSCAMNINGRNTLACITKINKSDGKDVDIYPLPHMYVEKDLVPDLTLFYQQYKSIQPYLQTSKPPPEKENIQSIEDRKKLDGLYECILCACCSTSCPSYWWNQQEYLGPAVLMQAYRWMVDSRDGATEKRRQMLQNSMSLYRCHTIMNCARTCPKGLNPGRAIAAIKKAMATE, encoded by the coding sequence ATGTTCGTGCACACACAACTTAAAAAGGCAGTGACGGTGTCAAAGTTGATGAGGTCGATTTCCTCGTTGGTTGGAAGGGTTTCAGAAAAGCCAAACCCAAAAACATTCAAAATCTATCGTTGGAATCCGGATTTCccagaaaaaaagccaCACATGGAGTCGTACACGCTAGATATGAATACAACAGGTCCAATGATGCTTGATGTGCTTCTTAAAGTCAAAAATGAGGTTGATTCGACGCTTACTTTTAGGAGATCGTGCAGAGAGGGTATCTGTGGATCGTGTGCGATGAATATAAATGGCAGAAATACACTTGCATGCATCACAAAGATCAACAAGAGCGATGGTAAGGATGTGGACATCTATCCACTTCCGCACATGTATGTGGAGAAGGACTTGGTACCGGATTTGACACTTTTCTACCAGCAGTATAAGTCCATCCAGCCGTATTTGCAAACCTCAAAGCCTCCTCCtgaaaaggagaatattcaaagcattgaagatagaaagaaattggatGGCTTGTACGAGTGCATTCTCTGTGCCTGTTGCTCCACTTCCTGCCCTTCCTATTGGTGGAATCAGCAGGAGTATCTTGGCCCTGCTGTGTTAATGCAAGCATATAGGTGGATGGTTGATTCTCGAGATGGTGCGACTGAAAAAAGACGCCAGATGCTTCAGAATTCCATGTCTTTATACAGATGCCATACAATTATGAATTGTGCAAGGACGTGTCCAAAAGGTTTGAATCCCGGAAGAGCCATTGCTGCGATCAAGAAGGCCATGGCTACCGAATAG
- the POL3 gene encoding DNA-directed DNA polymerase delta, with the protein MSEKRKEHESGAENEVKNEVAEKRSIAKSNDETRAIKRRHTEGQTDRCVGSEIPSHGFKIPVHETFSTKKLHRKLTSKQVDNEPSTFEKELVRMSKLDGKSNVEGEASQEWGRPVLPAIDPAEYDIVFQQLDADETIIDGYSAARFFGVTNEGHSVLCKVVGFRHYFYAPVPKGFGPGDLGEFRRYMEANYQGIVDVKIAKKESIWGFNNNVKLPFFKVVVDNARHIGRVRAGFERGEVQFKGLFQPAGQMTFDNVQYLLRLMIDCHIVGMGWLTAPRGKYELVGAAERESTCQIEIKVSYKDLISHAAEGKWQKTAPLRVMSFDIECSGRKGIFPEPEHDAVIQIANVVSRVGEKVPFVRNVFTVKKCSRIVGSDTFCFDSEREMLMAWRQFVVQVDPDVMIGYNICNFDFPYLLNRAIALGEEKFAYFGRLTRSRQEVKDAVFSSRAYGTRESKTVNIEGRMQLDLFQFIQREYKLRSYSLNAVSSHFLGEQKEDVPHSIITQLQNGTPETRRRLAVYCLKDSYLPLRLMEKLMCLVNYTEMARVTGVPFSFLLSRGQQIKVISQLFRKCLELDIVIPNMKSENVNEEYEGATVISPARGYYDVPIATLDFASLYPSIMMAHNVCYTTLVDRATIDRLQLKENVDYEVSPKGDCFVTAARRLGILPTILKELLSARKKAKKAMKAEKDPFKKQVLNGRQLALKISANSVYGFTGATIGKLPCLAISSSVTAWGRKMIAKTQETVLQKYNIKNGYKYDSLIVYGDTDSVMVRFGYPDMETCFRLGQEAADYVTTKFKAPIKLEFEKVYFPYLLINKKRYAGLWWTQLDHFDKMDTKGIESVRRDNCRLVQNVVTRVLELILEDRDVKSAQEFVRRTIADLLQNRVDLSQLVITKQLSRQDYAAKQPHVELADRMRKRDPGSAPTVGDRVAYVIIKTAGDRNWEKSEDPLYVLENSLPIDTKYYLENQLSKPLIRIFEPILGEHKARDLLTGSHTRTVRVASAKSGGLMRFTRRSNTCRSCKAPIPASQMLCANCRPLSAQFYARDLANLNALQAKFNKLWTQCQRCQGSLHQQVLCTNRDCPIFYMRKKVQKDVLAQAGELRNWDAIEW; encoded by the coding sequence ATGTCAGAGAAACGCAAAGAGCATGAAAGCGGGGCCGAAAATGAGGTTAAAAATGAGGTGGCCGAAAAACGCTCGATTGCAAAAAGCAATGACGAAACAAGGGCAATAAAGAGAAGGCACACGGAGGGACAAACGGACAGGTGTGTGGGATCAGAGATACCGTCGCACGGGTTCAAGATTCCGGTGCACGAGACGTTTTCAACGAAGAAATTGCACCGGAAATTGACATCGAAGCAGGTGGATAACGAACCGTCCACTTTTGAGAAAGAGCTTGTTCGGATGTCGAAGTTGGATGGAAAGAGCAATGTGGAGGGCGAGGCGTCGCAGGAGTGGGGTCGTCCGGTGTTGCCGGCGATCGACCCGGCGGAATACGACATCGTTTTCCAGCAGTTGGACGCAGACGAGACGATAATTGACGGATACTCAGCAGCGCGTTTTTTCGGCGTTACCAACGAAGGACACTCGGTTTTGTGCAAAGTGGTCGGGTTTCGGCACTACTTCTATGCGCCGGTGCCGAAGGGGTTCGGCCCGGGGGATTTGGGGGAGTTCCGGCGGTACATGGAGGCGAATTACCAGGGAATAGTGGACGTGAAGATCGCGAAGAAGGAATCGATCTGGGGGTTCAACAACAACGTGAAATTGCCGTTTTTTAAAGTTGTGGTGGACAACGCGCGGCACATAGGCCGGGTGCGGGCCGGGTTCGAGCGTGGGGAGGTGCAGTTTAAGGGGCTTTTCCAGCCGGCGGGCCAGATGACATTTGACAATGTGCAGTATCTTCTCCGGCTGATGATCGACTGCCATATTGTGGGCATGGGGTGGCTGACGGCCCCCAGGGGCAAGTACGAGCTGGTGGGCGCGGCGGAGAGGGAGAGCACGTGCCAGATAGAGATCAAGGTGAGCTACAAGGACCTCATTTCGCACGCGGCGGAGGGAAAATGGCAAAAAACGGCTCCCTTGCGTGTGATGTCGTTTGACATCGAGTGCTCGGGCAGAAAGGGCATTTTCCCGGAGCCGGAGCACGACGCAGTGATCCAGATTGCCAACGTGGTGTCGCGGGTGGGCGAGAAGGTGCCGTTTGTGCGAAATGTGTTCACGGTGAAGAAATGCTCGCGGATCGTGGGTTCAGACACGTTTTGCTTCGACAGCGAGCGGGAAATGTTGATGGCGTGGCGGCAGTTCGTGGTGCAGGTGGATCCGGACGTCATGATTGGATACAACATCTGCAATTTCGACTTCCCGTACCTGTTGAACCGTGCAATCGCCTTGGGAGAGGAGAAATTCGCATATTTCGGGCGTCTTACGCGTTCCAGGCAGGAGGTGAAGGACGCGGTGTTCAGCTCGCGGGCCTACGGCACCCGGGAGAGCAAGACAGTGAACATTGAGGGCCGGATGCAGCTGGATTTGTTCCAGTTCATCCAGCGTGAGTACAAACTCCGGTCGTACAGTTTGAACGCTGTTTCCTCGCACTTCTTGGGTGAACAGAAGGAGGACGTGCCGCACTCGATCATCACGCAGTTGCAGAACGGTACGCCGGAGACCAGGCGCCGGTTGGCCGTCTACTGCTTGAAGGATTCGTATCTCCCGCTCCGGTTGATGGAGAAACTCATGTGCCTCGTTAACTACACGGAGATGGCCAGAGTGACCGGTGTGCCGTTCTCGTTCTTGCTCTCTCGAGGCCAGCAGATCAAGGTGATATCGCAGTTGTTCCGCAAGTGCCTCGAGCTGGACATCGTGATCCCAAACATGAAGAGTGAGAACGTAAACGAGGAGTACGAGGGGGCCACCGTGATTTCCCCCGCCAGGGGTTACTACGACGTCCCCATCGCGACGCTTGACTTCGCCTCGTTGTACCCGTCGATCATGATGGCGCACAACGTGTGCTACACGACTCTCGTGGACCGGGCGACGATCGACCGGCTCCAGTTGAAGGAAAACGTCGATTACGAGGTTTCTCCGAAGGGTGACTGCTTTGTGACCGCGGCCAGGCGGCTGGGGATACTCCCGACAATCTTGAAAGAGCTTCTCTCGGCGCGTAAGAAGGCCAAGAAGGCCATGAAGGCGGAAAAAGACCCGTTCAAGAAGCAGGTGTTGAACGGGCGGCAGTTGGCGTTGAAGATCTCGGCGAACTCCGTGTACGGGTTCACGGGTGCGACGATCGGCAAGCTCCCCTGCTTGGCAATCTCGTCATCGGTGACTGCGTGGGGCCGGAAGATGATCGCGAAGACGCAGGAGACGGTTTTGCAGAAGTACAACATCAAAAACGGGTACAAGTACGACTCGCTGATCGTCTACGGGGACACGGACTCCGTCATGGTGCGGTTCGGCTACCCGGACATGGAAACGTGCTTCCGGTTGGGCCAGGAGGCCGCGGACTATGTGACAACGAAGTTCAAGGCGCCGATCAAGTTGGAGTTCGAAAAAGTGTACTTCCCCTATCTCTTGATCAACAAGAAGCGGTACGCGGGGCTCTGGTGGACGCAGCTGGACCACTTTGACAAGATGGACACCAAGGGAATCGAATCTGTGCGCCGGGACAACTGCCGGCTCGTCCAGAACGTCGTAACGCGTGTTTTGGAGCTCATTCTTGAGGACCGCGATGTGAAATCGGCCCAGGAGTTCGTCCGCCGCACCATCGCGGACCTCCTCCAGAACCGCGTCGATTTGTCGCAGTTGGTCATCACAAAGCAGCTCTCCAGGCAGGATTATGCCGCCAAACAGCCCCACGTGGAGTTGGCGGACCGGATGCGCAAACGTGACCCCGGTTCGGCCCCCACGGTGGGCGATAGGGTTGCCTACGTGATTATAAAGACCGCCGGAGACCGCAACTGGGAGAAGTCCGAGGACCCGTTGTACGTGCTTGAGAATTCGCTGCCCATAGACACCAAGTACTATCTCGAGAACCAGCTCTCGAAGCCGCTCATCCGGATCTTCGAGCCCATCTTGGGCGAGCACAAGGCCCGCGATTTGCTCACGGGGTCCCACACCCGGACTGTCCGCGTGGCCTCGGCCAAATCCGGCGGCCTCATGCGGTTTACGCGGCGGTCCAACACCTGCCGAAGCTGCAAGGCCCCAATTCCGGCCTCCCAGATGCTCTGTGCCAACTGCCGCCCCCTCAGTGCCCAATTCTACGCCCGTGACCTCGCAAACCTGAACGCCTTGCAGGCCAAGTTCAACAAGCTCTGGACCCAGTGCCAGAGATGCCAGGGCTCGCTTCACCAGCAGGTCTTGTGCACAAACCGCGACTGCCCGATTTTCTACATGCGGAAGAAGGTCCAGAAGGATGTTCTGGCGCAGGCCGGCGAGCTCAGGAACTGGGATGCCATCGAGTGGTAG